The following DNA comes from Chitinophaga nivalis.
CCGCTGTTTTTGTTACCTACCGTCAGTTCAAACGGATCTTCCATGTATTTCTTTGCGATGCGGCGCACTTCCTGTGGCATAGTCGCAGAGAATAACCAGGTTGTTTTTTCTTCCGGTGTGTTCGATAAGATATTATTGATGTCTTCCTGGAATCCCATGTTCAGCATTTCATCTGCTTCATCCAGTACTACATAACGTACGTTATCAAAATTGATAGCACCACGGTCGATGATGTCCAGTAAACGGCCGGGAGTAGCTACGACAATGTGTACGCCTCTTTTCAGTTCGCGCAACTGTTGTACGATGCTGGAACCGCCATATACCGCTACGGTATTCACATCGCCCAGGTATTTGCTGAAGTTTTTCAGGTCGTTTGTGATCTGCAGACACAGTTCACGGGTAGGACATAAAATCAGACCTTGTACCTTATTCAGCTTGAGGTCCAGTTGCTGCAGCAAAGGCAGACCAAAGGCGGCTGTTTTACCGGTGCCCGTCTGGGCCAGACCTACGAAATCGCGGTCGCCTCCTAATAATACCGGTATTGCCTGTTCCTGGATGGGAGTTGGGGAAACGAAGCCCAGGTCCGTAATTCCCTTTAAAATAAGCTCTTGTAAGCCCAGTGATTCAAATGTAGTCATTGATTTGCATTGATCGAGCTCCGTCGGGAGCTGTGTAAAGCTTTTAGCTGTTAGCCATCCGCTGTTGAAAATATTTTTATTGATTACCGGCCGACAGTCTTGTACTGCCTGCCAATGGTGAGAAGAACCGCTTTACTGGTAGCTGACAGCTAACAGCTAAACAATTCCTGTTTTATACCAGCTCACCTTCCAGGTCGTAATCAAACGCTTTAGTGATACGTACTTCCACGAAATCACCGGGTTTCAGGCGTTTGGTGGTATTGATGATCACTTCGTTGTCTACTTCCACAGAATCGAACTCGGTACGGGCAAGGTATCTGCCGGATTCTTTTTTATCTACTATTACTTTAAAGATCTTCCCTACTTTTTCCTGGTTTTTCTCCAAAGAAATTTCCTGTTGCACTTCCATGATTTCCTGTGCCCTGCTTTCTTTTTCTTCGGCAGAGATATTATCCTCCAGTTCATGGGCGCTGGTGCCTTCTTCGTGACTATAGGTGAATACACCTACTCTGTCAAAACGCATTCGTTCCAGGAAACCTTTCAGCTCTTCCACATCTTCTGTGGTTTCACCCGGGAAGCCGGCAATCAACGTAGTACGTAAGCAGATACCCGGTACTTTGGCGCGGATCGCCTGCACCAGTTCTTCAATCTCTTCTCTTGTAATCTGGCGTTTCATTGCTTTCAGCATAGCGTTGGAGGCATGCTGGAGTGGCATATCCAGGTACTTGCAGATGTTGGGGAATTCATTCATGACATCCAGGATTTCCATCGGAAATTTGGTAGGATAGGCATAATGCAGTTTGATCCACTCCAGTCCTTTTACCCCTGCAAGCGCCCGCATGAGATCCCCCAGGCGGCGTTGTTTGTAGAGATCCAGACCATAATAAGTCAGTTCCTGCGCAATGAGCATGATTTCCTTTACACCGGATTTCACCAGTTTTTCGGCTTCCAGTACCAGTTCTTCGATGGGTTTTGAAACGTGTCCGCCACGCATCAGTGGGATGGCACAGAAGGAACAGGTACGGTTACAACCTTCGGCGATTTTCAGATAGGCATAATGAGAAGGGGTACTGAGTAACCGTTCACCTACCAGCTCTGATTTATAGTCAGCGTCGAATTTTTTCAGGATCAGCGGCAGTTCCATGGTACCAAACCAGGCGTCTACCCCTGCAATTTCAGATTCCAGGTCGCCCCGGTAACGTTCACTTAAACAGCCGGTCACGTATACTTTATCCAGTTTACCCCGTTGTTTCAGATCTACCTGTTCCAGAATAGTATTGATGGATTCTTCTTTGGCTTTGTCGATGAAGCCGCAGGTGTTTACCACTACGATATTATGGTCCCGTTTGGCACTTTCATGCACTACATCGATGTCATTGGCCAGCAGTTGTCCACTCAGGACTTCTGAATCAACCATGTTCTTGGAACAACCAAGCGTAATAATGTTAACCTTGTCTTTCTTTAAAGTTTTCGTCTTCAAGCGCGAATGTTTTAGAGCATGTGGTCAGGTATAATCTGACCCGCTTACCGCCACGAAGACACACAGACACTAATTGAATAAAACAGCAGACTTACTGTACGTGACTTGAGCCTTAGTGGGGGTTAAAATAAGGAAGGTGCAAAGGTAATAAAAAGAATTGACAATTATAAATTTTAAGATAAAGATTTACATTTCAACAACTTACAAATCCTTTTTCTAATTTACTGCACCGATTTCAGTAGCTTTTCTGCACGATCACGGGCTTTTTTACGCTTATAGTGATACCACCATTCGGGAGCCATTTTGATCATCAGGTTATTCATCCCCCTTAATCCTACCAAATGATACAAACCATTCAGCTTACCGGTTAAGGTAGGGTCCAGTGCCCGCAGACTCATCGCAAATCCGCCATCCATATATTCCATATGGTGCCAGTAGCCACCCGGCATAAACAGCGTATCGCCGTGATGCAGAATCGTGGTATGCCCCTGGGCATATTTTAATGCCGGAAACTGTTCCGTATCGAGCTCTTCATGCCAGTTGACAAAGCTGGCCGCGCTCTCTACCGTAAAGGGCATCCGGTAAATATAAGGGGACTGCTTGTTTTCCAGTAACAATACTCTTTTACGCCCCAGGAACTGGGTATGGAAGATATGCGACAGGTCAATATCATAATGCATATGTGCGATTGAACCTGCTCCGCCCACAAATAACATCGGGTATTTTTTCAGAAAACCGGAAGCGAGGATATCCGGCCAGGTAAAGTCTTCCACCAGTTGGGGTACATGCTGAAAAATGTTGAAAAGGAAAATGCGCAATTTTACCGGGCCGCGCTGGATCATATCCAGGTAATCGCCGAAGGCGATATAGTCATCTGCTCCATTTACCAGGGTATTGGCGCCGGCGCGTTCATTATTGTAAACACCCACCATTTTGTCCCCTACGACAGATTTAAAATAATCCCATGTCCATTTGTCATGAGCCTGCCAGTTTTTACTTAAGCCTCCTGCTGTAATCACAACAGGCTTACGGGGTTTGTAATAGTTCTCTTTGAATTCTGCTGGTGTAATGTTATCAACTCGGTCTATGTGTTTTACTATCATAACTGACGAATTGTTAAAGAGGTACAAAAAGGGAACAACTATTCAAATGTAAAAATGTAAGGAATTACGGATCGTTTAAATTTAAGTGTAAAAGAACGGGAGTGGATGAAAGAGATCCGGGCCGCCTGTAGCGCCCGGATGAATATTTTACTACAATCTATCGCTGGCAAGATGTATGCCGGTTGTCTGACAATCATTCATAACAACCAATAGATCAATTATTTATACTGAAAAGAGAATCTACAAAAGCTTCTTTGTTAAACACCTGCAGATCTTCCATTTTTTCGCCGATACCGATATACTTCACCGGGATTTTGAACTGATTGGCTATAGCCAATACCACGCCACCTTTTGCAGTACCATCGAGTTTGGTAATGGCCAATGCTGTTACTTCCGTTGCTGCAGTGAACTGACGGGCCTGTTCTACGGCGTTTTGTCCGGTAGATCCATCCAGTACCAGCAGCACTTCATGCGGGGCATCCGGAATCACTTTTTTCATCACGCGCTTAATTTTACCCAGCTCGTCCATCAGGTGCAGCTTGTTGTGTAAACGACCAGCTGTATCAATGATAATAACATCCACATCTCTGGCAGCACCGCTTTGTACGGTATCAAAAGCTACAGCACCCGGGTCAGATCCCATTTGTTGTTTTACAATCGGTACACCGGCACGGTCACTCCAGATCGTCAGCTGATCTACAGCCGCAGCGCGGAAAGTATCCGCCGCACCCAGTAATACAGATTTACCGGCTTTTTTGAAATTATAGGCGAGTTTACCGATAGTCGTGGTTTTACCAACACCGTTTACCCCTACCACCATGATAACATAAGGTTTTTTGCCAGCGGGCACATCAAAGTCACGGAAACCGCTATCCGGGGCATCTACCAGCAATGCGGCGATTTCTTCCTGCAACATTCTGTTCAACTCACCGGTTCCCAGATACTTATCTTTCGCTACCCGTTGTTCAATGCGGTCAATGATTTTTACAGTTGTTTCCACGCCTACATCAGCAGATACCAAAGCATCTTCCAGGTTATCCAACACTTCCGTATCTACAGTTGATTTACCGGCAATGGCGCGTCCTATTTTGCTGAGAAAGCTCTCTTTGGTTTTTTGTAAACCCTGATCCAGATTTTCCTTCTTTTCCCTGGAAAATAGTCTGTTGAAAAAGCTCATAGTTTAGTTTAATTAAGATGGTCATCCGGAGATGCCCCTCTATTTTTGATGCAGCCCCCTTTGGGCGCAGTATAGATTTCAAACAAGTTGCTAAAATACGTCTTTTGTGTTAACAATTACTGCGTGGTATGCTATCAAAATGCAGTGTTCCCTTCAGCGGGACATTTCAGGTGTATTGTTCAACAAGGTACTACCAATATTTGGTTTCTGGTGAGATATCCTCCGGGGGATGCCGTTGCGTCTCTTTACATCATTCATGAGCGTATACCAACACAAAAAGCTGTCCGTTTAACGGGACAGCTCTTCAGTATTATTAGTAAAGCCGAATTACTTTTGGTTAATGTGCTCCAGCACTTTATCCTTATGCACGATAGCCTCTTTAAAAGTATACGCACCAGTTTTTGGAGAACGTACTGCTTTTACTACTTTAGTCCACACTTTCGATTCCGCTGCTGCTTTAGCATCTTTTACCTTCGAGTTCTTTGAAGCTGCTTTTGCCATGGTATTCTATTGTTTTTATGGTCTAATGGCTATATGGCTGGTATGCAAAACAGCCATTCACCATCAACAATTTACTATTTAATTTCTTTATGTACAGTAACTTTCCTTAAAATAGGATTGTACTTTTTCAACTCCAGACGTTCAGGAGTATTTTTCTTATTCTTGTTAGAGATGTAACGGGAAGTTCCGGGCAGACCAGTGGTCTTATGCTCTGTGCATTCCAGAATTACCTGTACTCTATTACCTTTTTTTGCCATTGCGTATTACAAATTAAGTGAGTCCTTAGAATTAAATTTCCTGACCTGCAGCACGTAATTCTTTCACTACTGCATACAAACCTCTCTTGTTGATGGTTCTTAAACCGTCAGCAGATACTTTTAAAGATATCCACTTGTCTTCTTCCGCCAGGAAAAAACGTTTTTTCTGCAGGTTAGGTAGAAACCGTCTCTTTGTCTTAATGTTGGAGAAGGAAACATGGTGACCTGTAATCGGCTTCTTTCCTGTCACCTGACATACTCTTGCCATGATCTAAAAATTTAGGAATGCAAAAGTCCAATTTTTTTGTGGATTTTACAAATATAATTAACCGAAGTTATTCACAATTTTGCCTAAAAGCACTTTTCCAGGCACCCACTTAAAATATAAACACAATGCAAATAATTGATAATCAATTAAATACAAGACAAATTTCCATCTGTCTTTTTTAATATATTTTTTATAATAATACTACCAGACTGCGTAATACAGCCCCCAATCTCACCGCTTCCAATATCCGCTGCTGTTCTGTTCCATGTTTCTGTAATGCTTCTTCATGAGAAGTTACACACATTTCACAGCCATTCAGCGCAGATACCACCAAACTCAACAATTCAAAAAACTCCTTTCCTAAAACCGGGTTAGCCATAATGCTCATCCGGATGCCCGCAGGAGTAGCGGTATAAAATTCCTTATTCACAAAATGCCGGAAACGATAAAACACGTTATTGGCATTCATCAGTGAAGTACAACTAATGACCTCAGCCAGTTCCTTTTCATTCGCGCCTTCCTGTACAGCCAGTTTGGTAAACGATGCTTCCAACGCGGCATGCTTCTCATTTACGGCCACTGCCAGACCTATCATGTAAGCCTCTTTTTTAGACAGGGTAGCTGCTCCAATCGAATTGGTCACATTTATCTTCAGATCTTTCAGGTAACGTGCATCGGTGCTTACCAACGACTGCAGTTTTTCTGATACCGGCCATTCATTCAATCCCACTACTTCCAGCAATTGTACCGCTGTATCCTGATTTGTAGATGCAAACATAACAGATAAAATTTTAATTACTAAATAGCCGGGATAATACCCTTACCAGGCACGTCCCGGCTATCAGCAGATAAACTTAAATAAACTTATACCGCCAGGGTAGCTTCGCCTTTATTCCAGTTGCAAGGGCACAGCTCATCTGTTTGCAGTGCATCCAGTACACGCAGTACTTCTTTCACGTTACGGCCTACAGACAGGTCGTACAGGGAAACCCAACGTACAATACCTTCCGGATCTACGATGTAGGTAGCACGGTAAGCAACTTTTTCATTTACTTCCAGGATACCCAGTTCAGTAGCCAGGGATTTAGATGTATCAGCCAGCATCGGGAACTGCAGACCACGCAGATCTTCATGATCTCTTCTCCATGCAGCGTGTACAAACTCACTGTCAGTAGAAGCACCAATCAGGATTGCATCACGGTCAGTGAAATCCTGTGCATGTTTGTTAAATTCAGCAATTTCGGTAGGACAAACAAAAGTGAAATCCTTAGGCCACCAAAACATCACCATCCATTTTCCGGAACTTTTCAGCTCTTCAGAAGACAGCTCGTAAAATTCTTTGCCTTTTTCTATTGAAACAACCGCTGTTTTTTTGAATTCGGGAAACGCTGACCCTACGGATAAAATAACATTCTTCATAAAATAACTATTTCTATTTTTTGATTTACAGACTAGACTATTAATTTTTTACCGCCGCAAAGATGCCACTACATTTAGTAGGAATCAAATAGATTTTAGAAATGTGACATTGAGATTCTCTATATATGTGCTTTTTTCCCGACCAGTTGCTGAATCTGCCCGACACCTGCCTATATAACCAAAAAAAATATCCCGGAATTAACATCTTTATGGGATTTATGCATCATTTTGGCACGTTATTTAGTTATATTAGAAGTGTAATTTTAAATAGCATGGAAATGAAAAAGAAATACGTATTACTGGTGGTTATAACGATTGGACTTGCTTTGATTCCGTTTATCAAAAACAGCATCATCAAACACGATGAATTTGACGCTACTAAAGATCTGTTCATTTAGTGTTTAGCGGGTCTGACATACCCTTTAGCAGCTCCCTACACAGGGACCGGCTTTTTATTGCTGTTCAATTATATATAAGCACACCTAAAACATTACGGATGTGATAACAACCGGCGCGAATACTTTCCGCTTATGATTGTCATCACATCCGTAATTATTTTTATATATCTGGTACTACGCCTCAGGTTACCTCATTAATCAGGTCGGCAAAATTCCGGATCCCCACCATCTTGGCAGAAGTATAACCTTCCGCATACGCCACTCCTACCATCTTACCCAGCATTTTAGCCCGGTATATCACGCTATCAAAGAAACCACTGCCCGAAATATAGGTTTGCGGCTCATGATCTTTGGCAGCCAGAAACTGGGAACTGAAACTCCGGATAGCATCCAGCTTCTTTTCCATTACCGGTGTAATATCTACTACAAAATCAGGTTCGTGGTAGCGGTCCTGCAGGAAATGAAATACCTGCTTCGGCCGCCAGGCAGCCTGCTCCTGCCCATCGGCTCCTTTGGTAATCACTTTCCGCAATCCGGCCAGAAAACAGCTGTCGGCAATCAGTTTACCGGCGCGGCCGTGATCCGGATGGCGGTCATCCATCGCATTGGCCAGTACAATGTCTGGCTGGAACTTACGGATAGCGGCAATAATCGCCAGCTGCTCCATCGTATCATTCCTGAAAAAGCCGTCTGCCAGCCCCAGGTTTTCTCTTACTTCCAGTCCCATGATCTTTGCGGCGTCCTGTGCTTCCTGTTCCCGAAGCTCAGGTGTACCCCGCGTGCCCAGTTCTCCCCGGGTGAGATCCACAACGCCTACTTTCATGCCTTGCTGCGCATGCACCATCAATGTGCCTGCACACCCCAGCTCTACGTCATCAGGGTGCACAGCAATAGCCAGTATATCCAGTTTCATATGCTTGTAAATTGAGGTGCAAAGATGAGAAATTATTTCATTCTCCTCAATCTTCGGTACTCCGGATCAGGATGCCTACCTTATTGGCAGGAACGAGGTATTGCTCCCGTGATTTTTTGTCAGTTATAATTTGCAGGGACCGGAATGTCTTTTTATCCAGGGTCATCATCCGGGCTTCATCCGTTGGGGTGACAGGTTTGTCATTCACAATGAAATAGCAGCTGCTGTCATTCATGTAACATTTCATCAGGCTATCGTAGGCCGGGGCCACCTCCCGTAATAAAGCCTGTACCCGTTTGCGGGCGAAAGGCTTGGTTTCCATATATACCACCCCATTGGCTGCCTGGCTGCCATATTTCAGGATAGCCCGCCTCCCTTTGGCAATGGTAATCACGCCTATCTGATCGGCCGATAACTGGCTGACAGCCGCTGGTGTTACCAGCACACTATCCAGCACATATACCGGATCATCGTTTTCTTCTTCCTGCGCGAAAACGCTCAGCGATGTAAATAAGAGGCAAATAAATAAGATCCGTGCTTTCATCATATTTCCTTTTTCAAGACAGGCCAATATTACGAAGATAGCAGCATTAATTATAGGCACGGAATTGTTGGTATAGCTCGAGTTCCTGCACAATCACTTCAATATCCTGGTCTTCCTGTTTGTCGTAACCGCTTTTCAGGTTCCCCCCGAAGAAAAAGGCTACTGTTTGCCAGATTCGGGCATTAAACCCACCTT
Coding sequences within:
- the bshB1 gene encoding bacillithiol biosynthesis deacetylase BshB1; the protein is MKLDILAIAVHPDDVELGCAGTLMVHAQQGMKVGVVDLTRGELGTRGTPELREQEAQDAAKIMGLEVRENLGLADGFFRNDTMEQLAIIAAIRKFQPDIVLANAMDDRHPDHGRAGKLIADSCFLAGLRKVITKGADGQEQAAWRPKQVFHFLQDRYHEPDFVVDITPVMEKKLDAIRSFSSQFLAAKDHEPQTYISGSGFFDSVIYRAKMLGKMVGVAYAEGYTSAKMVGIRNFADLINEVT
- a CDS encoding cupin-like domain-containing protein; its protein translation is MIVKHIDRVDNITPAEFKENYYKPRKPVVITAGGLSKNWQAHDKWTWDYFKSVVGDKMVGVYNNERAGANTLVNGADDYIAFGDYLDMIQRGPVKLRIFLFNIFQHVPQLVEDFTWPDILASGFLKKYPMLFVGGAGSIAHMHYDIDLSHIFHTQFLGRKRVLLLENKQSPYIYRMPFTVESAASFVNWHEELDTEQFPALKYAQGHTTILHHGDTLFMPGGYWHHMEYMDGGFAMSLRALDPTLTGKLNGLYHLVGLRGMNNLMIKMAPEWWYHYKRKKARDRAEKLLKSVQ
- a CDS encoding DUF4295 domain-containing protein gives rise to the protein MAKAASKNSKVKDAKAAAESKVWTKVVKAVRSPKTGAYTFKEAIVHKDKVLEHINQK
- the rpmB gene encoding 50S ribosomal protein L28, which produces MARVCQVTGKKPITGHHVSFSNIKTKRRFLPNLQKKRFFLAEEDKWISLKVSADGLRTINKRGLYAVVKELRAAGQEI
- the rpmG gene encoding 50S ribosomal protein L33, with the protein product MAKKGNRVQVILECTEHKTTGLPGTSRYISNKNKKNTPERLELKKYNPILRKVTVHKEIK
- a CDS encoding peroxiredoxin gives rise to the protein MKNVILSVGSAFPEFKKTAVVSIEKGKEFYELSSEELKSSGKWMVMFWWPKDFTFVCPTEIAEFNKHAQDFTDRDAILIGASTDSEFVHAAWRRDHEDLRGLQFPMLADTSKSLATELGILEVNEKVAYRATYIVDPEGIVRWVSLYDLSVGRNVKEVLRVLDALQTDELCPCNWNKGEATLAV
- the ftsY gene encoding signal recognition particle-docking protein FtsY, which encodes MSFFNRLFSREKKENLDQGLQKTKESFLSKIGRAIAGKSTVDTEVLDNLEDALVSADVGVETTVKIIDRIEQRVAKDKYLGTGELNRMLQEEIAALLVDAPDSGFRDFDVPAGKKPYVIMVVGVNGVGKTTTIGKLAYNFKKAGKSVLLGAADTFRAAAVDQLTIWSDRAGVPIVKQQMGSDPGAVAFDTVQSGAARDVDVIIIDTAGRLHNKLHLMDELGKIKRVMKKVIPDAPHEVLLVLDGSTGQNAVEQARQFTAATEVTALAITKLDGTAKGGVVLAIANQFKIPVKYIGIGEKMEDLQVFNKEAFVDSLFSINN
- a CDS encoding carboxymuconolactone decarboxylase family protein produces the protein MFASTNQDTAVQLLEVVGLNEWPVSEKLQSLVSTDARYLKDLKINVTNSIGAATLSKKEAYMIGLAVAVNEKHAALEASFTKLAVQEGANEKELAEVISCTSLMNANNVFYRFRHFVNKEFYTATPAGIRMSIMANPVLGKEFFELLSLVVSALNGCEMCVTSHEEALQKHGTEQQRILEAVRLGAVLRSLVVLL
- the rimO gene encoding 30S ribosomal protein S12 methylthiotransferase RimO, translated to MKTKTLKKDKVNIITLGCSKNMVDSEVLSGQLLANDIDVVHESAKRDHNIVVVNTCGFIDKAKEESINTILEQVDLKQRGKLDKVYVTGCLSERYRGDLESEIAGVDAWFGTMELPLILKKFDADYKSELVGERLLSTPSHYAYLKIAEGCNRTCSFCAIPLMRGGHVSKPIEELVLEAEKLVKSGVKEIMLIAQELTYYGLDLYKQRRLGDLMRALAGVKGLEWIKLHYAYPTKFPMEILDVMNEFPNICKYLDMPLQHASNAMLKAMKRQITREEIEELVQAIRAKVPGICLRTTLIAGFPGETTEDVEELKGFLERMRFDRVGVFTYSHEEGTSAHELEDNISAEEKESRAQEIMEVQQEISLEKNQEKVGKIFKVIVDKKESGRYLARTEFDSVEVDNEVIINTTKRLKPGDFVEVRITKAFDYDLEGELV